The following nucleotide sequence is from Nitrospirota bacterium.
TCTTCTGCCAAGCGCATCGTATTTAAAACTTGCGGTTAAAGGCGTGCAGTCTGCATTGAAACCATTTATTGCTATCNNNNNNNNNNNNNNNNNNNNNNNNNNNNNNNNNNNNNNNNNNNNNNNNNNNNNNNNNNNNNNNNNNNNNNNNNNAGGCTTGCATCGGGGAGGGAAGCTTTACCGGGACGTTCAGCTTTTGCATAAGCAAAGCGGAAGGGGTTAGCCTTGCCTCTGAAGTGCCTGCAAGGCTTATAAGCAAGATTAAAAGAAACACAGATTTCCTCAGCATTTTGTCAAGGCTAAGCGTTCCAACCTCACACCTTTGGCGTGTCCCCCCTTAATGGGAGCAGTATAAGTGCTTCTACATAAGCTTTCAAATTTAAGAATAAATCGTATCTTTCTTTATCAAAAGATGGTGCCCATAAAATATAAAACTTATTTTTATACTTCCCTCTTATACGTATTAAAACAATGTTCCAAGACACAAAGTAAGTTGTTTTAATTTGACTTATATCTTTAAGCGGATATGCTCTTTCTTTTTTCCATACTTTTATATAGAAGTTATTCTCATTAAAGGACACTCGGATAATAGCTTTGTAATACTGAAAAATGGCTAAAATAATAAACACCAAATTAAAACTTTTAAACATTATTTCTTCTGGTTCTGTTTTCCACGGCATTACAGTAAAACCTATAATAAGAATGAATATTAACCCCATACTTGTGATACTAAAAAATATTCCTTTCCCCAAAAGGATTTCCCTAAAACCCTTTTTATTTTGTAGATTAAAGTTAAAAATTATTTGTTCATCCATAAGTGATTTTATTCTATCTATGAATAGTTTTTAAAAGATCCAGATAAATTTTCTGATATTTCTTGGGAAGCACTGTCCCCTTACCAATATACCAAGAATGCGTCAACATTCCAGAAACCCCAACTCCTGCTCCGCCAGCGACCCCAACCGTCCCACCATACTCTCCCTTACCCCAAAAACTTGTACCGGTAGCTTGAAACGAATAGCCCTTGCCAGCTGCAGCAAAACCTGAAACTGTCAGAGTCCATGGACTTATCTCAGTTGGGTCACAAGGTCCTTCAAGGGTTCCCGCCTCCAATTGTACTGCACCGCCAAGCCCTAGACCAATACCAAGAGAACCATATCTAAATTGGTAATATACCCCTGTTGAAGGATCAATTAAATAGTATGTTCCAACTTCACCTGATAAAATAAAACCGCCACCCCCACTAACAGAGATGTAAACCCAAGTTTTTAATCCCAACGGGTCTATCCAATTAACTGGCGAGTTGCCAGTGTAAGTATAAAGATTCACCCCTCCCAACAACCCAATCGGGTCTTCCGATATAAATCTTTGCAATTCGGGTGAATAATACCTCGCCCTATAATAATATAACCCCTCTCCATCATTCTCCCTTCCTGTATACTGAAAAGGATTATCTGAGGGTTCACCTATCATTTCCGTATTTCCATATGGGTCGTAGACATACTGCGTCTTAATCGTGCCTGCCTCATCCGTCAATGCAACCACAGACCCTAAAGCA
It contains:
- a CDS encoding RHS repeat-associated core domain-containing protein — its product is ALGSVVALTDEAGTIKTQYVYDPYGNTEMIGEPSDNPFQYTGRENDGEGLYYYRARYYSPELQRFISEDPIGLLGGVNLYTYTGNSPVNWIDPLGLKTWVYISVSGGGGFILSGEVGTYYLIDPSTGVYYQFRYGSLGIGLGLGGAVQLEAGTLEGPCDPTEISPWTLTVSGFAAAGKGYSFQATGTSFWGKGEYGGTVGVAGGAGVGVSGMLTHSWYIGKGTVLPKKYQKIYLDLLKTIHR